GGTGCGGGCGGCCCCCAGGGCCTTCCATCTTGGCCTGGCCGCCCTTTCCTGCTAACTTAGCTTTATGCCGGTACGGATTAAAATTTGCGGGATTACGTCTGCGGCGGATGCCCAGGCGGCCGTGGCCGCGGGCGCCGACGCGCTGGGTTTTGTGTTTTACGAAAAAAGCCCGCGCTACGTGACGCCGGCACAGGCGCGGGAAATCATGGCCGGGCTGCCCCCGCTGGTGGTGCGGGTGGGGGTGATGGTGAATCCGGCGGCGGAGCTGGTGCAGCAGGCGGTGCAGGCGGGAATTCAGGTGCTGCAGTTTCATGGAGAAGAGACGCCGGAGGTGTGCCGACAGCAGGCGGTGCCGGTAATCAAGGGGTTTCGTTTGCAAGATGAGTTGTCCCTGCTGGGCTGCCGGGAGTACACCGGCCTGCCCTGGTTGCTGGATAGTTACGTGGCCGGTCAGGCCGGGGGCACGGGGGCCGTGTTCAACTGGGAGCTGGCGGTGAAGGCCAAGGCCTCCAATCCGGTCATCATCCTGGCCGGCGGGCTGACCCCAGATAACGTGGCCGAGGCCGTCCGGCGCGTGCGCCCTTATGCGGTGGACGTTTCCAGCGGGGTGGAGTCTGCTCCCGGAAAAAAGGATGCCGCCAAGATGCGTGCCTTTGTAGCGGCGGTGCGGGCGGCTTGAAACACCCACCAGCGGGACTCGCAGGCCCGATGCCTGTACGAAGTCAGGAATCGGGTTTGGCCTCCGAGGGAATGCCCTCCTTGGCGGAAGGTTTTAGGGGGGCAGTCTTGGGATTTTGTTGTTCTTCCTTTTGCTGCCGGGCTTGTTCGATTTGGCGGACCATCTCGCGGAAGAGGGCCTTTTCTTCCTCGTGCAATTTCAGGCGCAGACGGCGGGTTTCCCACAAGGCGAAAATCAGGGCCAGGCTCGTGACCAGGAAACATACCGTCCAATAAATGATATAAGTTTTGCCCTGCAAACGCGTGGACAGCACGGTCTGGCCCCACACGAGCATCGAAGCGCCCAGCACCAGGCACAACAAGCCATACCATCGGCGCGGAGGGAAAATGCCGGCAGCCATGCCAGTAATTTACCTCACTGGGCGGAGGTTGACGAATGGTTTTGCAGGCCTGCTTAAAGCGCAAGGGCCGGCGTGGAAGTTGAGCTTTCCATGCGCCGGCCCGGCGAGGTGTTAATGGGGGAATTAGTGAGCTGGTTTGCCGGACACAGCCGCCGCATGCTCCGTGAAGGAGCGGCCGCGGCCGGTGGGGCTGATGACCGAGTCAATGATGCCGCGCTGGAATTCATCCCACATGGGCGACATGTTGCGCAGCTTGGGCACGACGACCTTGGCAAAGGTCTGGACGACGTAATCAATGTCCTCATCGGTGGTGTCTTTGCCGAGGGACATGATGATGTTGCCCTGCGCCAGGGCGTGGTCCAACCCGATGGCCGCCAGCACATGGCTAATCTTGAGGGATTTGCTCACACAACTGGAGCCGCTGGCCACGGCGATGCCGTTGAGATCGCACATCAACAACTGGCCTTCGCCCTCGATGAACTCCGTGCTGATGTTGAGGGTGTGCGGCGCACGGCGCGGGCCGGGCTCAGGGCCGTTGAGCTTGATGTACGGCACGTTGGCCTTGAGGCCTTCCCATAGTTTTTTCTGCAGGCGCGCGGTGTGCGCAAAGCGCTGGTTCAGCTCGCGCAGGGCCACTTCAGCGGCCACGCCGGCGCCGACGATGGCCGGCACATTTTCCGTGCCGGCACGGCGCCCGCCTTCCTGCACCCCGCCATGAAGGATGCTCACCAGGCGCGCCTTTTTGTTGCGGTAGAGCACGCCCACGCCCTTGGGACCGTAGAATTTGTGCGGTGAAAAGGACAACAGGCTCGCGCCCATTTGCTGCACGTCAATGGGCAGCCAGCCGGCGCTGGCCTCGGCGTCCACGTAGAACGGCACGCCTTTTTCCGCGCAAATGCGCCCGATTTCACGAATCGGCTCGAGGGTGCCAATGTCGTGGTTGACATGGTGGACGGCCACCAGAATGGTTTTGTCGGTAATGGCGGCGCGGACATCCTCCGGATTGACGAAACCTTCGCTGTCCACTTTGACGCGTGTGCAAGTGAAGCCCTGTTTTTCGAGGAATTCGACGGAATTGAGCACGGCGGGGTGCTCAATTTCGCTCACCACCAGGTGATTCCCGCGGCGCTGGTTGGCATAGGCCACGCCTTTGATGGCCAGATTGGCCGATTCGGTGCCGTCGGAGGTGAAAAAGATTTCCTCGGCCGATTCGGCGTTGACGAGGGCGGCGATTTGCGAGCGGGCCTTGGCCAGCGCATCGCGCACCCGCAGGCCATATTGGTGGAGGGACGCGGCGTTGCCAAAGGCTTCCATGAAGTAGGGCTTCATGGCCTCAAAGGCCTCGGGCAGCAGGGGCGTCGCCGACAGATGGTCCAAATAAACGCGGCGCATAGATAATCAGGCGTTGGCGGTTTCCGGCGCGGCGGACCGGGCCGCTTCTTTCTCCTTCACCTTGGCCGCCACGTCCGGGTGTTTCTTGAGGTAGTCCTCCAGCGCCGCCTTGAGCGCCTCTTCCGCCAGCACGGAGCAGTGAATCTTCACCGGCGGCAGGCCGCCCAGAGCATCCACCACCTCCTGATTGGAGAAATTGAGCGCTTCTTCCACGGTGCGGCCCTTGATTAGCTCGGTGGCCATGCTGGAGCTGGCGATGGCCGACCCGCAGCCAAAGGTTTTGAAGCGGGCATCGGTGATTTTGCCGTCCTGGATTTTCAGGCTGATCTTCATGATGTCGCCGCAGGCGGCGGCGCCCACCTCGCCCACGCCGTCCGCATCCGGCAAATCGCCCATGTTGCGTGGATTCATGAAGTGATCCATCACGGTCTGGCCGTACAGGGTGTAGGTTTCGCTCATATTCTTAGTTCGGTTTAAGTTCAGGGCACTGTTTCCGGTTTGAGTAAAAGCTGGGAGGAACGCTCGGCGGCAGGCTTGCGCGGCGGCTGCCGCAGCGCCAACTCCGCCAAAGTGGTGCGGGAGAGCGTCTGCCGCAGGCGCCCCTGGGCCTCGGCCAGCAGGCCGCACAAGGCGCAGTGGGTCATGTGGACGCAGTCGGGCTTTTCCTCCAGACACCGTTGCAGGGCAATGGGGCCTTCCACGCCTTCAATGATGTCCAGCACGGTAATTTCCGAAGCCGGCCGCGCCAGCCGGAAACCGCCGCCCGTGCCGCGCACCGATTGCACCAGGCCGGCCCGGACCAGGGACTGGAAAATCTTGGCCAGAAAACTGCGCGGAATGTCCATCTCGCGGCTGACCTCATCAATCATGACCACCGCGCCCTCAGGGCGCCGTGCCAGGGCGGTCAGCCCGATGACTCCATATTCACTGGCCCGTGTGATTTGCATGTTCAAACAGGACTTAATTTGTCCGCTTTCAATATAACGGGGTTCTGTAACTTGTCAAACGCGCAGGGGCATTTGGGCCTTTACCTTTGTTTGCCGCATTTTTTGGGGGATACAGGTTCACTTTTCCTTTCAACATTTGTAACCACTGCACTGCAAAATTCATCGAACAATGAGTGATGAGGTGCGTTCAAGGGGCGCATGCGAACGACCCGCAACCCTCGGCAAACCCACCAATCCCTCCTTCCAACTCACCAACACTTGGTTTGCCTGAAATTTGCAAGAAACTGCGCTGCTCCCCCCTACGACCCTCCACCTCTTGCGTCTTCGTGCCTTTGCGCCTTGGCGTTAATTGAAACAGACAAACCAAACCCCACGCACCTCCCGGGTAAACCCCGTGATATTGCGGGAGAATCAATATACCACCCCGCTGGGGCTGTTTTCGATGGGGTGAAGGGAAAAGGGGTCAGAGCGCGTGAAGGGGGGAGATTAACCACGAATGAACACGAATGGACACAAATTTTGAACAGAAGGAAACAAAGGGAACGAAGGGTGGAAACCGCCCCCTCACCCTGGCCCTCTCCCCGGGGGGAGAGGGAAATACATCAAGTTCTGTCACAGACTTTGACCACCCTCACCCTAGCCCTCTTCCAATGGGAAAGGGAGGATTTTTAGCTGCGCGGATTATCCTGCCCCAGCCCAGAGTTCCCCTTCGCCTACTGAAGGCCTGAGTAATTGCACAGGAGAGACTGACGGGCGGCCTAGTGTTTTCAAGCGTAGCCGCTGGACTGCGGCAATTAAGCAATCACGGAGCCGGGAGGCTCCGTGAACCCGCAGGCGAGACGCCTGCGCTACACACCTTTGGGGTAGAGGGAAAAGGTGGTAGAGAGCGTGAAGGGGAAAACACCAACCACGAATGGACACGGATAGACACGGATTATTAACAGAAGGAAACGAAGGGAACGAAGAGGGAGAAGAGGCCCCTATCCCTAGCTCTCTCCCGGGGGAGAGGGAAACTGTTAATGGGCGTTGTGGGATTTTTTCACCCGCTTTTGTTGGTTGCAGGACAAGATGAAGATGAGGGAAACGGCAGCCGCAGAAAAAAACTCATTCATCCTTTGCCCACCCGCCTGCAAGACGCGGGCCGAATCCCGC
This is a stretch of genomic DNA from Fontisphaera persica. It encodes these proteins:
- a CDS encoding phosphoribosylanthranilate isomerase yields the protein MPVRIKICGITSAADAQAAVAAGADALGFVFYEKSPRYVTPAQAREIMAGLPPLVVRVGVMVNPAAELVQQAVQAGIQVLQFHGEETPEVCRQQAVPVIKGFRLQDELSLLGCREYTGLPWLLDSYVAGQAGGTGAVFNWELAVKAKASNPVIILAGGLTPDNVAEAVRRVRPYAVDVSSGVESAPGKKDAAKMRAFVAAVRAA
- a CDS encoding cysteine desulfurase family protein, giving the protein MRRVYLDHLSATPLLPEAFEAMKPYFMEAFGNAASLHQYGLRVRDALAKARSQIAALVNAESAEEIFFTSDGTESANLAIKGVAYANQRRGNHLVVSEIEHPAVLNSVEFLEKQGFTCTRVKVDSEGFVNPEDVRAAITDKTILVAVHHVNHDIGTLEPIREIGRICAEKGVPFYVDAEASAGWLPIDVQQMGASLLSFSPHKFYGPKGVGVLYRNKKARLVSILHGGVQEGGRRAGTENVPAIVGAGVAAEVALRELNQRFAHTARLQKKLWEGLKANVPYIKLNGPEPGPRRAPHTLNISTEFIEGEGQLLMCDLNGIAVASGSSCVSKSLKISHVLAAIGLDHALAQGNIIMSLGKDTTDEDIDYVVQTFAKVVVPKLRNMSPMWDEFQRGIIDSVISPTGRGRSFTEHAAAVSGKPAH
- the nifU gene encoding Fe-S cluster assembly scaffold protein NifU, which encodes MSETYTLYGQTVMDHFMNPRNMGDLPDADGVGEVGAAACGDIMKISLKIQDGKITDARFKTFGCGSAIASSSMATELIKGRTVEEALNFSNQEVVDALGGLPPVKIHCSVLAEEALKAALEDYLKKHPDVAAKVKEKEAARSAAPETANA
- a CDS encoding RrF2 family transcriptional regulator, with translation MQITRASEYGVIGLTALARRPEGAVVMIDEVSREMDIPRSFLAKIFQSLVRAGLVQSVRGTGGGFRLARPASEITVLDIIEGVEGPIALQRCLEEKPDCVHMTHCALCGLLAEAQGRLRQTLSRTTLAELALRQPPRKPAAERSSQLLLKPETVP